A window of the Sporosarcina sp. FSL K6-2383 genome harbors these coding sequences:
- the ilvA gene encoding threonine ammonia-lyase IlvA — protein MNLTHTEPKTFHVEEILIANQLLKDVVAHTPLQKNERLSEKYDCHVYVKREDLQHVRSFKLRGAYYKIQSIETEAREKGVVCASAGNHAQGVAYACAQLGIDAKIFMPQTTPKQKINQVKMFGKNVVEIVLVGDTFDDTSAHATKYASENDRIFIHPFDDYDVIAGQGTVAVEMMNDIEEPLDFVFASIGGGGLMAGLSTYIKNVSPHTRMIGVEPEGAGSMKAAFNNGEVTVLDKIDKFVDGAAVQCAGRLTYEICRKYLEDIVLVPEGKVCSAILSLYNEYAIIAEPAGALPIAALDFYKDEIKGKSVVCVISGGNNDIGRMQEIKEKSLLYEGLLYYFIVNFPQRAGALRQFLDEVLGPDDDITTFEYTKKNNKESGPGLVGVEIKRKEDYHGLVQRMNDCGFSFKEVNKDSTLFDLLI, from the coding sequence ATGAATCTTACTCACACAGAACCTAAAACCTTTCATGTAGAAGAAATTCTTATCGCCAACCAGTTATTAAAGGATGTCGTTGCCCATACACCATTACAGAAAAATGAACGACTATCTGAAAAATACGATTGCCATGTATACGTCAAGCGAGAAGACTTGCAGCATGTGCGTTCTTTCAAACTGCGTGGCGCTTACTATAAAATTCAAAGCATTGAAACGGAAGCACGTGAAAAAGGTGTTGTCTGTGCTAGCGCAGGCAATCATGCGCAAGGTGTCGCCTATGCCTGTGCACAATTAGGTATTGATGCGAAAATCTTCATGCCTCAAACAACGCCTAAACAAAAGATTAACCAAGTAAAAATGTTCGGTAAAAATGTCGTTGAAATTGTTCTAGTCGGTGATACATTCGATGACACTTCTGCTCACGCTACTAAATACGCGAGTGAAAACGATCGGATCTTCATCCATCCTTTCGATGACTATGATGTTATCGCAGGACAAGGAACAGTCGCAGTTGAAATGATGAATGATATCGAAGAACCTCTCGACTTTGTATTCGCCAGTATTGGCGGCGGAGGTCTGATGGCGGGTTTAAGCACCTATATTAAAAATGTTTCGCCTCATACACGTATGATTGGTGTAGAGCCTGAAGGTGCTGGCAGTATGAAGGCCGCATTTAATAATGGAGAAGTCACTGTTCTTGATAAAATCGACAAATTTGTAGATGGCGCTGCTGTACAATGTGCAGGACGATTAACGTATGAAATTTGCCGCAAATATTTGGAAGATATCGTGCTTGTTCCTGAGGGTAAAGTTTGTTCGGCAATTTTGAGTTTGTACAATGAGTATGCGATTATTGCTGAACCAGCGGGAGCCTTACCGATTGCAGCACTCGATTTTTACAAAGATGAAATTAAAGGGAAATCGGTTGTTTGTGTCATTAGTGGAGGGAACAATGATATTGGTAGGATGCAAGAAATCAAGGAGAAATCATTACTGTACGAAGGTCTTCTCTATTACTTCATCGTCAACTTCCCGCAGCGCGCAGGAGCTTTACGCCAATTTTTAGATGAAGTCCTTGGACCAGATGACGATATAACTACTTTTGAATATACGAAGAAAAATAACAAGGAAAGCGGTCCTGGACTAGTCGGCGTTGAAATCAAACGAAAAGAAGATTATCACGGTCTCGTTCAACGCATGAATGACTGCGGCTTCTCCTTTAAAGAAGTTAACAAGGATAGCACATTATTTGATCTACTCATCTAA
- a CDS encoding diacylglycerol kinase family protein yields the protein MYVFIVNPNAGKGHAMGLWSETEPILRQRGIDYRVLISSSETDAQSFIELQLKRNTLKAIAVIGGDGTVGSVVQCIAKTAIPLAILPAGSGNDTARMFRLTTQPARFIEQLLAHQTTAIDLLNVNGRLGITVAGVGIDAMIGQRVNQSWYKPILNKFGIGSFAYTIATVLELLSFQPFSSRVTIDDTYYPLNTTWLIACGNTSSYGGGLIVCPQAKPTDGQFNLTMLHDVGRMRILLQLFPALLRGQPVNHKGVTYIEGKELYIHTDRPVAVIVDGEIITSTPLMISIQVQALTLVLTT from the coding sequence GTGTATGTATTTATTGTCAATCCAAATGCAGGGAAAGGTCACGCTATGGGATTGTGGAGTGAAACAGAACCTATTTTACGACAACGCGGTATCGATTACCGTGTACTCATTAGTAGCTCAGAAACCGATGCACAAAGCTTTATTGAACTACAATTGAAACGTAATACACTTAAAGCCATTGCGGTTATTGGCGGAGACGGAACGGTGGGCTCCGTCGTTCAATGCATAGCGAAGACGGCAATTCCCCTCGCAATCCTGCCAGCAGGCTCCGGCAATGACACAGCACGCATGTTTAGGCTAACGACGCAGCCTGCCCGATTTATCGAGCAATTGCTAGCGCATCAAACAACAGCAATTGATTTACTGAACGTTAACGGACGCTTAGGAATTACAGTCGCCGGCGTTGGTATCGATGCCATGATTGGGCAGCGTGTCAATCAATCTTGGTACAAGCCTATTCTCAATAAGTTCGGAATCGGCTCTTTCGCCTATACTATTGCTACCGTATTAGAATTACTATCCTTTCAGCCTTTTTCAAGTCGGGTGACAATTGACGACACGTACTACCCTTTGAATACTACTTGGTTAATTGCATGTGGCAATACATCCTCCTATGGTGGTGGATTAATCGTTTGCCCTCAAGCAAAGCCAACTGATGGGCAGTTTAACTTAACGATGCTCCATGATGTCGGGCGCATGAGAATTCTATTGCAACTTTTCCCAGCTCTCTTGCGTGGACAACCAGTTAATCATAAAGGTGTAACTTACATAGAAGGAAAAGAACTTTACATACATACGGATCGACCTGTTGCTGTCATTGTAGACGGAGAAATCATCACCTCCACTCCGTTAATGATTTCGATTCAAGTGCAAGCACTCACACTAGTTCTAACAACGTAA